The Halofilum ochraceum sequence CGCGAGCGTCCAGCTTGCAGCCGTCGTTGCGGTCGTCGAGGCGACCGACCGCAATGTGGCCCGCCAGGTGGAAGAGGAACTGGCGGTCGGCTCCCGCGTGGTCGCGCGCCTGCTGGAACTGCGCGAGCGCCAGCTGCTCCAGTCGGTGCGGGTGCTTACGGACGACTTCGGCTTCAAGCGCGCCGTGGCGACCGGCGATCACCCGACCATCCGATCGGCACTCGGCAACCATGCGGCACGCATCGACGCCGACATGGCCGCGGTACTCGATCCTGACGGCAGCGTACGTGCCGGCACGCGCTCCGATCTTGATCGGGGCGACACGTTCGCGATGGAAGCGCTGCTCGACCGCGCGATCGAGACGAACGAGGCGGTCGGCTTCGGCCTCATTGGCGAGCGCGCCTGGCAGCTCGTCATCGTGCCTGTACGGGCGCCGGTACCCGTCGCGTGGGCCGTCCTCGGCTTCGCCGTCGACGATGCGCTCGCGGGCGAGCTGGCCCGATTGACGCGTGCCGAGGTCAGCTTCGAGCGCGTCAACGATGCCCGCGCGAGCGTGCTCGCGACCAGCCTCGAAGATACCGCGCAGGCGGTGAACCCGGGCATGCCGACCGAGGGCGAGGACGTGCGCACGGTGGATACCGAGGCCGGCCGCCAGCTGGTCACCACCCGCCGCCTCGCCGCCACCGACAGCGGTCAGCTGGTGGCGACCCTGCAGACGCCACTGGCCGCCGCGCTGGCGCAGTACGAGCCGCTCAAGCGGCAGTTGCTCATGCTCGCCGGGCTCGCGCTCATCATCACCGTGATCGGTGCGGTCTGGCTGGCACGGACCGTCAGCCGGCCGGTACGCCAACTGGTCGATGCCGCACAACGGATCGCGGCGGGCGACTATGCCCATCCGGTAGCGATCGGGCAGCGCGATGAGTTCGGCGCGCTCGCAACGGCGTTCAACCGGATGCAGGAAGCAGTCCGCGAGCGCGAGGACCGGATCGTCCACCAGGCCTACCACGATGAACTGACCGGCCTGCCCAACCGTGCCCTTATGCGTGACCGGCTGCAGCTGGAGCTGGAGCGGGCCCGGCGCGAGGGGCATTGCGTCGCCGTGGTTGTCATCGACCTGAATCGGTTCAAAGAGATCAATGACAGCCTCGGCCACGAGATCGGCGACGCGGTACTGAATACCGTCGGCCAGTCTCTGCGCACGGCCCTGCGCGCAAGCGACACGGTCGCCCGACTGGGGGGCGATGAATTCGGCGCGGTCGCGGGGTGCGAGGACACCGACGACGCGATGGCGCTCGCCGCGCGGATCGAGCATGCCTGGGACAACCCGCTCGATCTGGGGCCGACCACGCTGCGGATCGATCAGAGCATGGGGGTTTCGGTCTATCCCGAGCACGGCGATACCGTCGAAACCCTGTTGCGGCGTGCCGACATCGCGATGTACGCCGCCAAGGAGCGTAATGCGCGCGCCGTGCTGTATGAAAACGGCTGGGACGAGCGCCACCAGTATCAGTTGACCCTGATCGCGGATCTGCGTGATGCGATCGACAGCGACCAGCTGACCCTCGAGTACCAGCCGCAGATCGACCTGCGCGATGGCGGCATGAGTCACGTGGAGGCGCTGCTCCGCTGGAATCACCCGCGCCTTGGCAGAGTATCGCCGCAGGAGTTCGTGCCGCTCGCCGAGAATGCCGGCTTTATCCGGACCCTGACCCGCTGGGTCCTCGGCGAAGTCGTGCGCCAGGCCGGCCGCTGGCGTGCCGAGGGCATGGACCTTCACGTATCCGTGAATATCTCGGCGCTCGACCTGATCGACGACAGCCTGCCGGATTTCGTCGCCACCACGCTCGCGCACCACGGCGTCCCGCCCGAACGCCTGGCGCTGGAGGTCACCGAGAGCGCGGTCATGCAGGACACGGCGTTCGCGCTCCGGGTGCTCCAGGGGCTCAAGGGGACCGGTGTCCGTCTGTCGGTCGACGACTTCGGCACGGGCCAGTCATCGCTGGCGCAGCTGCGCCGCCTGCCGGTGGACGAGCTCAAGATCGACAAGTCCTTCATTTTTGATCTGAAGGAAAACAGTAACGATGCGAGCGTCGAGGCGATCGTGCAGTCGGCGATCGACCTCGGCCACAATATGGGCCTGTCGGTCGTCGCCGAGGGCGTCGAGACCGCGTACTCTCATGCGTGGCTGACCCGGTCGCAATGTGATCTGGCCCAGGGGTACCTGTTCAGCCGCCCCCTCCCCGCGGATGATTTCATGGCCTGGGTGCGCACCTGGGACAGCAAGAGAGGCAAAGAGTGAACCACGGGTACCGAAGGCTTCGTCGACGAGTGCTCGCGTTCATGACGGCGGCGATCGGCCTCGCGGCGCTGCCCGCTGCCGCGACCGCCGGCGGCAAACTGATCGGCACCGGCGGAGCCACGCAGATCGAGGGCGCCGCCGGGGGCGGTATCGTGCCCTGGGCCATGCTCGGCGGCTACGGCACCGAGGGCGAGAACGGTGCGACCGCGTTCTTCTCCAGCGTGGACACGGGCGACTATCGGCTCGATGCCGTTGGTGCCGGCTTTGTCTGGAACAATCGTGTCGAGGTCTCGTTCGCCCGGCAGGATTTGGACACCGGATCCCTCTCGGCGGCCTTCCCCGCGCTGATCGCACCGGACGCGCGCATCGGCCAGGACATCTTCGGTGCCAAGCTGCGACTGCTCGGGGACACGGTGTACGGCCGCTGGCCGCAGGTCGCCCTCGGGATCCAGCACAAGCGCAATCGCGATTTCGACATCCCGTCCGCGGTCGGGGCCCGCGATGATTCGGGGACGGATGTCTATCTCTCCGTGGGCCGGCTCCTGCTTGCGGGCCTGGCCGGCCGCAACGTCTATCTGAACGGCACGATCCGCTCGACCCGTGCCAACGAACTCGGCCTGCTGGGCTTCGGCGGTCCGGACAACGACGGGCGCGAACTCGTGGCCGAGGCGAGCGCCGCCATCTTCCTGGACCGCCGGACCGCGATCGGCGTGGAATACCGGCAGAAACCCGATAACCTCGCGTTCGCGGACGAGAGCGACTGGAGCGATGTCTTCGTCGCCTGGTTCCCGAGCAAAAACCTGTCGCTGTCCGCCGCCTGGACCGATCTTGGCTCGATCGCGACGCTCGACGATCAACGCGGGCTCTACCTCTCGGTGGAGGCCGCATTCTGAGGTGATGATGCCAAGA is a genomic window containing:
- a CDS encoding putative bifunctional diguanylate cyclase/phosphodiesterase; this translates as MIRNRFQRKLALFFTALVASVQLAAVVAVVEATDRNVARQVEEELAVGSRVVARLLELRERQLLQSVRVLTDDFGFKRAVATGDHPTIRSALGNHAARIDADMAAVLDPDGSVRAGTRSDLDRGDTFAMEALLDRAIETNEAVGFGLIGERAWQLVIVPVRAPVPVAWAVLGFAVDDALAGELARLTRAEVSFERVNDARASVLATSLEDTAQAVNPGMPTEGEDVRTVDTEAGRQLVTTRRLAATDSGQLVATLQTPLAAALAQYEPLKRQLLMLAGLALIITVIGAVWLARTVSRPVRQLVDAAQRIAAGDYAHPVAIGQRDEFGALATAFNRMQEAVREREDRIVHQAYHDELTGLPNRALMRDRLQLELERARREGHCVAVVVIDLNRFKEINDSLGHEIGDAVLNTVGQSLRTALRASDTVARLGGDEFGAVAGCEDTDDAMALAARIEHAWDNPLDLGPTTLRIDQSMGVSVYPEHGDTVETLLRRADIAMYAAKERNARAVLYENGWDERHQYQLTLIADLRDAIDSDQLTLEYQPQIDLRDGGMSHVEALLRWNHPRLGRVSPQEFVPLAENAGFIRTLTRWVLGEVVRQAGRWRAEGMDLHVSVNISALDLIDDSLPDFVATTLAHHGVPPERLALEVTESAVMQDTAFALRVLQGLKGTGVRLSVDDFGTGQSSLAQLRRLPVDELKIDKSFIFDLKENSNDASVEAIVQSAIDLGHNMGLSVVAEGVETAYSHAWLTRSQCDLAQGYLFSRPLPADDFMAWVRTWDSKRGKE
- a CDS encoding DUF3034 family protein translates to MTAAIGLAALPAAATAGGKLIGTGGATQIEGAAGGGIVPWAMLGGYGTEGENGATAFFSSVDTGDYRLDAVGAGFVWNNRVEVSFARQDLDTGSLSAAFPALIAPDARIGQDIFGAKLRLLGDTVYGRWPQVALGIQHKRNRDFDIPSAVGARDDSGTDVYLSVGRLLLAGLAGRNVYLNGTIRSTRANELGLLGFGGPDNDGRELVAEASAAIFLDRRTAIGVEYRQKPDNLAFADESDWSDVFVAWFPSKNLSLSAAWTDLGSIATLDDQRGLYLSVEAAF